From the Bombus affinis isolate iyBomAffi1 chromosome 4, iyBomAffi1.2, whole genome shotgun sequence genome, the window TCCTGtcgattattattttcattttccgtATCACCGTATACGTCCGATGATACTATATTCGTAAAATATTCATCGCCACGTTCAACAAATTCCAGCTTCATATCGTAATTTATACAATAACTAAAACTCAACCTATCGAAGACGTTTATCGCAGTTGACGATGCTCGATACAACTGAAAACTTTGTAAACAAGAAGAGTGAATTGACGCTTCATAAACAGAAGATTCGCGATTCACGCCCTCAGACGTTCACGCTTGGTAAACAAAAGCCGGAGATTAGGGTTTTCGATCTAAAAAGTTTTAAGAGAAATTTCGAAGCGGCTTACTATAACTTaacatttttcaggaaaagTAGCCCATGTCCAAGGGAAAACGATTAAACTTTTTCATTATGGCTACCATAAACCCTAACAAAACCAGATAAAAGTGCGGTATAAAATTTGTCAGCAGGCTAGTTCAAAATACAATCGAATCTCTCAAGTAAGCTAGAATAAAACCTCTCGAGGTAATTTCGTAACTTTTCATTTGCAGGTATGGGGTTTCTAAGCACCCTTCGATTTCTAAAGGATTCCTAAGGATTCCTAAAAGCTGCAAACAATTGTACTTGAAAATAGGAATTCACGTCTAGTATTCGTCTTGTTCCAGAAGTGGGGATTTAGATCCAGTTGACTATATTAAGGAGCCCACAGAGGGTTGACATGTCATTTGCGGGAAAGTGCGTTAGAAGATTGGTTTTCCGTTCTCGTCCTTTCGATTTTTGGGTGATTTTTACTTGTTCGGTTTGGTGATAATTGTTAATTGGAAATGGCAGTGGAGTGGATTAGAAATAATATGTTGTTTTTCAACAATGACCGCGTAAGTTGATTTTATGAATTTGAATCTGTGATtgcaaatttcttctttttcaagtGGTTTTCTTATTCGAAATGTACTATTTGTTATAATTTGTAACTGACATTCTGTGATTTACTTTGACCTCGAACAGACTATCGAATATACGTGATACAACCGAAGAAAAATTACTTAACTAATTTATGTATTATCATCTTAACGAACTTTTGAAAATGTAtaactttaattaattaataatcaaattTTGTTCAGTTTCGTTGAATAAATTTCTCAATATCCACTTGTCTCCCTTAGCCCTTTACTTtgcaattttcttttgtatttcaTGCATTCAATACGTTAATTATCGTTACTCCTTTGCCACAGAGTATCAATTGTATTATCAATTAGTTTGCAATCAGTAATATTAGAACGTCGAAGAATTTTACGTATACATGATTTTTATTGCAGAATTAAGTTTTATTTGatctgaatattttaataatttttgtttcttattttcctttaatagaaTAGGCAATTGACGGAAACCGAATTGAAAGTTCAGCGGTCTTTTCAAAAACTTTCCATACCAGATTGTCATTTAAAGAAACGTTCGAATCCACCAAAGATATTAAACGTCATGCCGATTGAATATCGTCTACCATCATGGAAGATTCCTACTTCTAGAAGAAACTGTACATTAAATTCATCGTCTTCCGATTCGATAGGTATTTGTTAATGTTCGATTCTTATGAAAATGTAGAGATAACAAATGACAGATTTTTGAATTGTAAATCATGGTCCTTTTTTTAAAGAAGTATGTCAGTTATGTTGACTGTGttatattaacaatataactTTGAATTTCAGATATATCTTTACATGCGAAGGAAAATGTACACGAGAACGCTAAGAAAGTGGTACCGCCTATAACATCCTtcaagaagaaaatattttgtcAGCAAATGTTACCAGAAACCGAACACACGAGATCCTCGACGAAGTCTTCTTCACCCAAGGAAGAAATATTGGACGTGAACATTCCAATAATAAAGTTCCCTAGAAAAATTTCCAAAACTTTTCCTAAAATATCGCCTTCTAGAAAAATCCAGAACATAAATCTCGTTCTCCCACCCGGTCCGAAGATTGAATTTCCAGAAGACTTCGAAGACATGTGTAATGACGACTATAACGGTGACGATAATAGAGAGACGTTTGTTTTAAAGGAACGACCATTTAACGTTGAAAGGACTACTAACATTGAAGATTTAAGAAACATCGATATGATAATAGACAAAAGAAGAGAGAATAGACAAACGAATGTCAGCTTTCAAGCTTCCCAAGCTGTGACAACTCCTTTAAGTACGCCAGATGTAAAGccaaaaattttcaaatatcatGCCAAATCTACTCCAAAATTCTCTCAAGCTTCCGAAGTTGTGACGACTCCTTTAAGTACGCCAGATGTAAAGccaaaaattttcaaatatcatGCCAAATCTACTCCAAAATTCTCTCAAGCTTCCGAAGTTGTGACGACTCCTTTAAGTACGCCAGATGTAAAGccaaaaattttcaaatatcatGCCAAATCTACTCCAAAATTCTCTCAAGCTTCCGAAGTTGTGACGACTCCTTTAAGTACGCCAGATGTAAAGccaaaaattttcaaatatcatGCCAAATCTACTCCAAAATTCTCTCAAGCTTCCGAAGTTGTGACGACTCCTTTAAGTACGCCAGATGTAGAGCCAAAATTTTTCAGATATCATGCCAAATCTACTCCAAAATTCTCTCAAGCTTCCGAAGTTGTGCCGACTCCTTTAAATGCACCAGATGTAAAGCCAAAATTCTTCAAACTTCGTGCCAATTCTACTCCAAAATTCTCTCAAGCCCAGCTATTTTCATCTGCTATGATCGAAAATAATCAAAAAGAGAAGATTATTTCACCCAGCATACTGGAGAAATCTTTGATCTTCGAAAACAAGTCAATGAATGTGTCGAACAAGTCTGGGAATATTCGAAGATCTAAGAAGATATCTCCGAATCTTCTGGAAAAGACGTTTATCTTTGAAAAGAGTTCAACGCACAACAGTTTCCAAGAATCGAGTAACTCCACAGACTTAGAGCTTCCGTTACGGAGTAAACAAGTGAATCCCAAGAAGAATATGGTTCGAGAGATCGTCCGAAACTTAgatgaaaaagagagaaaatcgTTGCAGCATCGTCATAGCCAAGATGATAAGAAAAAGTGCTTCGTGAAACAAATAGTGAATGCTTTGGAGAAGAGAAACATCTCTAGAATGAGAAGCCTACCACCAAGAAGTTCTATAAACAACGAAGACAGCCCCAGCGAATCGGAGACAAAATCCTACGTCACATCAAACTCCCCCAAGGATACGGATTACAGTGATTATGGTCGAAGATCGCCGACTCTGAGCAGCGACGACGATCAGACATTCAATTCTGAATACTTCAAAGAAGACACGTTGAAAGTCAAAGAGAAAGGTACTGGAGATGATTCTGTTTATTGGATATCCATACCTAGATGTACAGTACCAAGAAGTAGTTCTCTATTGAGCGTGATCTCCAAATTGTCTAGCCATGGTCACTCTCCATGTATCAGTCCGATTAAAAGCCCGAATGAAATCGAATATTCAATACAAACAAGCTGGGGAGCTACTTACAAGACGAGCAACCCACTCTGCAAGAAATTGTTTCACGAGACCGTAGTGATAGATTCGGGATACTCTGATTAGAGTGGATCTTATCTTTCGACCATTGAGTTTTTGCCATGGTAGGgagtgtatcaaaaatttctGGTAAAAGCTTATTTACATTCAATAGTTATCAGAGAAAAATGTAGGACTCTTTACGAGTGATTAAGTCAGTAAAAGTCAAAAGAGAGGAATTTGCGAATTATTTCATGATTCAATTTGACGTAAAATGTAATCTGATTGccagagaatttatttctaaaaTCGCGGATATCTGGATATTTGCTTCGATACTTTCCAGATGATGCTGCCAGTGACTGGATATAACGAGTATCATATTTTTTGAGTAttctgtaaatataaaataatgatattgtagtataataaaattagatatagtatatgtatataataaaatttaatgtatatgtatatgtaataataggtatattgaatattataaagaCTGGAAAGATCGAAGTTACATTGagaatattcatatttttgcgAACATTTTGTTACATTACACATGCGACAAATTGGcgataaataattttcaaattcattggAATTCAACTTTgatctatttttctttccttttttattgcAAACAAGTGATTgatcaaaattttatatttgtcaATAGTATGAAGTCTGAATATTGTAGGCATTCCGTGAAATTCAAATTTGCCTTCCTCTTTCAAGTCGAGCTCGAATCTCTTAGAATAacgaattattttaattatgaatTTTCAATCGTTTCACGCATATTATATGCATACGAAACTCTTTTTCCTATATCTATCTAATATGGTCTAATATCTGAAAATGAAGTATTTGATTTTGATTGTTTTTTACCGATAAACTTAACTAGTTTTTGTAGAAAAGTTATATTGCGAAGTGATGTTCTATCGATATTATTATCGAAATAATGCATCGATAGTATAGTAAACTagttttattttacattaagTATACTTTTCAGTCTGACTAGAACAACGTTAGGACACAGTTGTGATGTTCAAAGCTGTAAACTATGCGAAACATAAGTGTATAAAGCGAATTTTAAGATATTGTTTCAATGTACGTGTTTGATGAAACATAGTATTGTTCATGTTGCATATACAATTTATTCATGTCTTCAATGAAAAATTCTTTCTCTGGCGATTCGAACAAATGCCAGGATACTCGGCGATAGTCACTGATCGCtatatagaaataaattgtCTCGGCTAGTAGGAACTTATTTGGAAATTTTCTAGTGGAAAATTAGCTACAAAACAAAGAGAATCTACAGAAAACTAGCTACAAAAATTTTTGTAATACTAGGTAATAGTTACGTATATAGACCACTTTTAACGTTCCTATATTGATACTTTTTTTAAACTTTTTCGCGTTAAAAAGATACTGGCAAAATTCTTTTCTAAAATTCAatctaatttttttttctttgtaatgGCTACAAAATGATTATTTGCTAACGTATTTCAGAATCAATGGATTCATTATAATCCTGAATGCGACGAAATGTATGAATGAGAATTAAAACGCAATGGAATGTTTAATTATAAGATTgaattttaacactgacttatttGCCATCCAGTAGATAGTGTCTACTATTGTAAAGTATAGTAATGCTTCATTAACGAAAAATTGTAGAGAGAATTCTTACAAAGTTCTAGTATTTCAGAATTCCAATATAATggtaaaattattttgtaaaatatttcttatgcGAAGTAAGTCAGCATCTTTGAAGCAATATTTGTTATAGTAGCATGATCATAatcttttaaaaaaaaaatacaaaataatatcgTGATAGGTGATTTTTGTAAAAGTAGATTTGGAGAAATAAAGCAAAGAGTATAAATTTGAACctaaacaaaaattatataatcttcaatatatatatatatatatatttgaattaCATAAAGCAAATTCCCTTTTCTATAAATCGCTTTTACAgatctatattttttataattaattacgcAAACGAATAATAACACGGCAGATAGTCGTAGAACGCTTGAAATTTCAAATCGACTATTTTTTATGTAACTCGAGTATGATGACATACAGAATTGCTATGA encodes:
- the LOC126915197 gene encoding nucleolar protein dao-5-like, producing the protein MAVEWIRNNMLFFNNDRNRQLTETELKVQRSFQKLSIPDCHLKKRSNPPKILNVMPIEYRLPSWKIPTSRRNCTLNSSSSDSIDISLHAKENVHENAKKVVPPITSFKKKIFCQQMLPETEHTRSSTKSSSPKEEILDVNIPIIKFPRKISKTFPKISPSRKIQNINLVLPPGPKIEFPEDFEDMCNDDYNGDDNRETFVLKERPFNVERTTNIEDLRNIDMIIDKRRENRQTNVSFQASQAVTTPLSTPDVKPKIFKYHAKSTPKFSQASEVVTTPLSTPDVKPKIFKYHAKSTPKFSQASEVVTTPLSTPDVKPKIFKYHAKSTPKFSQASEVVTTPLSTPDVKPKIFKYHAKSTPKFSQASEVVTTPLSTPDVEPKFFRYHAKSTPKFSQASEVVPTPLNAPDVKPKFFKLRANSTPKFSQAQLFSSAMIENNQKEKIISPSILEKSLIFENKSMNVSNKSGNIRRSKKISPNLLEKTFIFEKSSTHNSFQESSNSTDLELPLRSKQVNPKKNMVREIVRNLDEKERKSLQHRHSQDDKKKCFVKQIVNALEKRNISRMRSLPPRSSINNEDSPSESETKSYVTSNSPKDTDYSDYGRRSPTLSSDDDQTFNSEYFKEDTLKVKEKGTGDDSVYWISIPRCTVPRSSSLLSVISKLSSHGHSPCISPIKSPNEIEYSIQTSWGATYKTSNPLCKKLFHETVVIDSGYSD